In a single window of the Hippocampus zosterae strain Florida chromosome 6, ASM2543408v3, whole genome shotgun sequence genome:
- the LOC127601606 gene encoding uncharacterized protein LOC127601606, which produces MDGWMDVLDTRVKRGAELSTDHHLVVRRLRWWGKMPVRPGRPKRIVRVCWERLAESPVRRSFNPHLRQSFSHVPGERGDIESEWTTFRASIVEAANLSCGRKVVGACRGGNPRTRWWTPAVRDAVKLKKESYRAFMACGTPEAADGYRLAKRNAALVVAEAKTRAWEEFGEAMEADFRTASRKFWSTIRRLRRGKQCTTNTVYSGDGALLTSTRDVVNQWAEYFEDLLNSTNTPSLEEAEPGDSEVGSPISVVEVTDVVKKLLGGKAPGVDEIRPEFLKALDVVGLSWLTRLCNIAWSTGRVPLDWQTGEFCGVCFVGMEYRTPCLGVVCSFVVCSQPPHPHRIYFVISSLDFQFGALVFAFLSVIEVIVHLRFLGWSLSSRRHGNREGEGRAGLVVA; this is translated from the coding sequence atggatggatggatggatgttctggacactcgggtgaagagaggggcggagctgtcaactgatcaccacctggtggtgaggaggctccgatggtgggggaagatgccggtccgtcctggcagacccaaacgtattgtgagggtctgttgggagcgtctggcagaatcccctgtcagaaggagtttcaacccccacctccgacagagcttttcccatgttccgggggagagaggggacattgagtccgagtggaccacgttccgtgcctctattgttgaggcggccaatctgagttgtggccgtaaggtggttggtgcctgtcgtggcggcaaccctcgtactcgctggtggacaccagcagtaagggatgccgtcaagctgaagaaggagtcctatcgagcctttatggcctgtgggaccccagaggcagctgacgggtatcgactggccaagcggaacgcagctttggtggtcgccgaggcaaaaaccagagcatgggaagagttcggtgaggccatggaagccgacttccgaacggcttcgaggaaattctggtccaccatccgacgtctcagaagggggaagcagtgcaccactaacactgtgtacagtggggatggagcgctgctgacttcaactcgggacgttgtgaaccagtgggcagaatacttcgaagacctcctcaactccaccaacacgccttccttggaggaagcagagcctggggactctgaggtgggctctcctatctctgtggttgaagtcaccgatgtggttaaaaagctcctcggtggcaaggccccaggggtggatgagatccgcccggagttcctcaaggctctggatgttgtggggctgtcctggttgacacgcctctgcaacatcgcgtggtcaacagggagagtgcctctggattggcagaccggggagttctgtggggtgtgcttcgtgggtatggagtaccgaaccccctgtctcggagttgtttgttcctttgttgtttgttcacaacccccccacccccatagaatttattttgtgatttcctctcttgattttcagtttggtgcattagtgtttgcttttctgagtgtcattgaagtcatcgttcatttacgttttcttgggtggtcactctcgagcagaaggcatggaaaccgggaaggagaaggacgtgccggtctagtagtcgcttga